A window of the Streptomyces finlayi genome harbors these coding sequences:
- a CDS encoding DoxX family protein, with the protein MVCVSRRDLGLLVLRVGTGAVLAAHGTQKLAGWFGGGGIQGTTAAMEAMGFHPPKHSAVAAGLGEAGGGVLLALGLATPAAGAAAAGAMAGAVAVHAPAGFFAQGGGYEYPAFLGFTAAAIGLTGPGRYSLDEVTCHVLDRPWVVALAFAGSAAAAAAVVGKRAKGQAAQAEEE; encoded by the coding sequence ATGGTTTGCGTCAGCCGGCGAGACCTCGGCCTGCTCGTTCTGCGCGTCGGAACGGGGGCGGTCCTCGCCGCCCACGGCACACAGAAGCTGGCCGGCTGGTTCGGTGGCGGCGGCATCCAGGGGACCACGGCCGCCATGGAGGCCATGGGCTTCCATCCGCCCAAGCACAGCGCGGTGGCCGCCGGGCTCGGTGAGGCGGGCGGCGGAGTCCTGCTCGCCCTCGGCCTCGCGACACCCGCGGCGGGCGCCGCCGCTGCCGGCGCCATGGCGGGAGCCGTCGCCGTGCACGCTCCGGCGGGCTTCTTCGCGCAGGGCGGCGGATACGAGTACCCGGCGTTCCTCGGCTTCACCGCCGCGGCGATCGGGCTCACCGGCCCGGGCCGGTACTCCCTCGACGAGGTGACCTGTCACGTACTCGACCGGCCCTGGGTGGTGGCCCTGGCCTTCGCGGGCAGCGCGGCGGCCGCGGCGGCCGTCGTCGGCAAGCGCGCCAAGGGGCAGGCGGCGCAGGCCGAGGAGGAGTAG